The genomic segment CATACTGCAGTCTCATTGACTATCAATATTAACCAACCATAAAAGTCTAGcgccaatattttttttatccttaCCTGGAGTCTACACTAGAAACCAAATTGGGATGTGCGGCACTAGAAATCTAATCCGGATAGTTTCGTCCACATCCTTGTACCTTGTTGTCGAGCTCTGTACTCGTTGCAGCACCAATATTAACTAACATATAAGGTGAACACGTACATAAGTATAGAAACAAGCTAGTCACGAGTCACAACAATAAGAATATTATCATACAGCTTACAGCTACAGCTTGGTCATAGACTCGACTAATCATACTCTCATCATCTCCATGGACCTTCATGTAAAACCAAAGGCCACACAATGCAAAGCAAGCACACACTGACACATCTAAGAAAAACACTAGAAGCCTAGCTACAAATTGACACGAGCTAGAAAACCAAACAAGAACTCAACTACTGATCCAAATGAATACTTGTAGCTTTAATTTTCTCCCTCGAGATCCTGTCACCACACGGCGACACCAGCAGGTGGTGCTAGGATCTTGGGACCCCGACTGCCACGCACGCACGGTCGGAGCAGGAGCAGGGTCGATGCTATCAGCGCCGGTACTGGTACGCCGGAGGCGGCGACGGCTGGGGagcggccggcgcggcggcggcgagctgcgTGCAGACCTCGGCGAAGGCGGTGAGGATGGCGGCGTGGTGGCGCGGCGCGTTGAGCGCGAGCAGGCGGCGGAGCATGCAGCGGAGGCCGTCCCAGTCGCACAGCCccatctccaccaccatctGCACCATGCTGTCCCGGAAGTCCGCGCGCGGGTCCGACGACTCCTTCTCCACCGCCACCCCGACGccctcctccgctgccgccgccagcTTCTCGTACCTCTTCTTCGTGCCCGGCTTCTTCTTGCTCAGCTCCTTCTTGGCCGCCGACGGCGCAGGTGATGCCGCCTTGGGGAGCGGCTCTTGCTTGGTGGTGGCCCCCCCTCCGTAGACGTGCGAGGAGTAGTAATCGGAGGAGTAAGCCGTCGAGTAGCCGGTGCTGTGGGTGGcgccggaggaggacgagaaggaggcggtggaggtggaggtgcagGAGTACTGCGAGCTGCCGCTCCTCGGCGCCGCCTTACCACCCAGCTGGCAGGGCTTGAGGAAGGACGGCAGGCTGAGCAGCCTCGGCCGGCGCGGGCGGCAGCCGCACCCGGCGTCGACCACCGGCACGTGGCGGCGCCGCCCCATCGGGAACTGCCTGCCGCCGCCCCCACCGCCTCGCCGGCTCGCTCTGGTTGACATCCGCCGGCCGGTTAACGCTGGGAGGATGGCGTGCAAGCTCTCTCTATGCTGCGGTGTCTTGTAGTAATTGCTTGCACGGTGCGTGGATTtgcaagttgatgtggctttgCCTGTCTTGCCTGCAACTATGCAAGTATGTTTCTGTGTGAGGTGGTGACAAGGTATGGCAGGCTGTGGGGTTTATTAAGGGATTGGCGGTTGGGTCATGTGGGGGAGCCTTGTGTGGGGCCCATCATTCCTCACCCCAGCCAATTGTTTGACTTTGACCGCCCTCATGGCACCAATTTGGAGCAAAAGCTTATCTCGTGTTTGGTTGCTAAGTATGAAACGACATATGTATCAATTGGTTTTAGGTCGGAATATGTTTGGGTGTTTAGTTGGTTAGATTGTACTATTTTATCCATAATGAGGTCATCCGGATTCTTAAAAATATGCCCAGTAGTTACTGTGCACCAAGTTGATTGAAAAGCAAGAGCTGAGAAGCAAAGATATATCCATTTCTGTCAAAGATAGATGATATGATAATAGTTACTTGAAGTCCTGATATCAATTTCCTGATGTACcagtttcttttgttttttatcCCTACCTTGTGCATGTGTATGGTCAACATATGATTTCCTGATGTATCACTCTCTTTTGAATGTGTTGTGTACTAGTTGTATTTCACTTGCGACatgcttgtttgtttgtttctcaTGATGTATCAATCTCTTGCTACTAGCGCTGCTTCTACTCTTTCAGAGTCGACCATCCAGGTCCTGAATCAAGAGAGGTGCACAACCAGTTGCTGTAGCTCAGCTGAGAAATGCCATCAACCTTCATCCGGTGTCTCCTGGCGTAGATAGGTGAAAAGAAAGATACTGAGGTGAAGGGGCAAATCATATCCGTACAGATTCAGTCAGGGAGGTAAACTCATCAAAGATTAGGAGGAGGTTAGCATATCTGTATAGATTCAACCAACTAAATATAACTTATACCAGCTCATACTATCCTATGCAAACAATCAAATAGAAACAAGTATCATCATATATAATCTACCAAACATCATATATGCACAAGCCTATCCAAAATCAATCCATTCAACTGAATCATTCTATACATGTTCAACTTGATTCAAGCAACTAAATACTACCTTAATCTCAGTTGGCATGCGTATATATTTCCTCATGCTGCCGTGCATGACTGCTTGTGTTCCACGCACGCACATTAGTTTCCCCTTTCAATTTTCCAAGATAATACAAGCCTGAACAGGCGCCACATCAGTGATGAATCAATAAGAGGCCACAAATTAATTGCTCCGGTTTCGTAGACTTATGTGCACATCTGAATGATACGCAAAATCAGTCGTTGAAGGCGACAGTGCTTGTTCCCATTCACGAATGATACGAGGAGCTTGTACTGCAAGTTATGTACAGTGCGTGGCTAATTATATGCATACGTGGCAATCATAGAGAGAGCTTGAGGTTTAATCGTGATTGAGGTATACACGTACGTACGTCACGGCCAGAAAAACAAGCGAAGAGAATGTTACATGGAGGGACAAGTGATGCTCCCTCCGATCCTAAATATTAGCAGAATCGTCATGagaaatatattcatattagcatatttttaacatttttttattaagaaataattataaaaaagtaCCGGTTAAACATGTGTCTTGAGACTATGACGATATGATATCCTAAACGATGAATAAAAAAATGGATGTAGTATTACTTGTAGGCATATTTGTTACGAAAATGATCAAACCGAAGGACAACTGCCGAGCAGTTATATGTGCCTCTTCACAAGGAGGTGTCCGTTCGGAAGGGATATCCTTTGAACCAGTATTAACTCATCTCTTCAACATGTATAAATGTATAAACAAATCAATGGAAAAGATCAATTCTCTCTTTTCtaaaagaataaataaaaataaactcCTAAGATATTAACATGTTATATATCTTAGTAGTTTACTCCTCCTAAACTTTGTAATTCTTGAAGTCGTCTCATACTAATTTCATGAACGAAATAAATATATTGGTAAATATTTTGTGAATAATCATGTAAGATTATCACATGGTATCATTTGAAAGTATCTATCTCCCCATTTTACTGTAATTCATAGAGATAAAGTAATTTTAAGCAATATGCTATGTGATATTGCACTTTATATAACATGTATGTATTTGAGCAATACAaacagcattatcttcatagataatggtataTGATTCTGATAAACAAATACCATATGATTCTTATATGTGGTTAATCATTATGTGAAATCATATACATTCACGTGATGTTtcatataattataattattttagaATAATTAGTGAAAGTAGCTATGAAAGTCTATTTTGATGACTTTCATGAAAAAGGTTGCTCCACACCATATAAGAATATAAAGTATGTCTATGATATGGCATTATGAGGATTAGATAAATAGCTAGGATAAGTATATTTAATCATAGTCATGTCTTCGATTTTATGATAGAATAAATTAAGATTCTTTTACCTTTAAAAtatttgaggatattctttactcaTGCCTAGCTAAACATAACGTAACTCCAATAAAATACTATTAGGATTAGGCATGAGTAAAGAATATCCAAACatgttgcaatttgcaagatatattAGCGCTCTAAATATACTGAGAtatagatcttcatgtcttaatatctcttcttcatcatcttaaGATCTTAATGAATCTTTATCCATATCAAGGAATTGAACGACCATAAGTGTTTAATGGATATAATATAtgcatattgaatttttaaCTATCTTCTGGATATATGTAGAATAGTATATAAGTATTTCTAAGGGAATATGCTCAGGTTGTAATCCaaaacaaaatttgattttatctaaatatttcatttcaaattccttCTTAAGATGATTGTAAGATTCTTATCTATTTCCGAAGATATtgagatcatctacatataccgAGATAAAATTCAGTTGGAGTTTTCTTTATAAACACGTATgagtaatcatcattatttgagtAACATTTATGCAGAAGTAACTTATTTAATAATCATTGGATCATAAATATTGcattcttttcctttatgagttttgcTATCaaggtttctcatataagatttttaatgagacaatattAATACAAGTATTCATATATGCCACATCATTTTGTTCTAAATTTTCCCATTGGATGTTAAGAAGTTTTCGATGGCATATTACCATTATATTTttcctcatattttttttcatagggTCTTTGGAGGAATCTCCGATTTAATTTATACAGATGTCGGCATTGATCAGGGAGTGTTACGAAGATGATCAAACCGATGAACAATTGCCAAGCAGTTATATGCGCCTTTCCACGGGGAGATGCCTGTTCGGAAGGGATGTCTTTCAAATAGGCATCAACTCACTACATTAAAAAAGCTCAAAAATGATGGATCAtaatcatcattagtgactagTGCAAGACCCGTCACCCCAAATACGTCACTGATGAgtatacataagtgacggatgtGTATACTCAGACCCATCATTGATgagtaattaaaaaatatataagagCAATTAAAAAACTGACCAACAAGAAAGAGAGTTAGTAGCAACTTAACATCACAACAattctttaaaccaaaagaTTTGCACACAACAGAACAGCTTGCTTGGATCTGGCCCTAGCCTCCATGGACTGCGGCTGCGAGCTTCCAGGCGATGGCGTCTACGAGCGATGACTTGAGGAAGCGGATGGGAACCCAAAGCTAGCACATCGGGTTGGAGCTCGAGGACAGCACGAACGACGGTATCAGCGGTGGTGGCAAAGCTGTAGAGGAAAGACAAAATCCTTTGTGGTGGGGTGACGCACTTCGCTCTGGCGGAAGAGATCCGTGCGGGGGAACGCATGGCATTGAGGGTTCGGCGGTGGCGTGAGGCCGAGGAGCCGTCACGGTTGCTCGAACGCTGAGCGCGCTCAGCCGCCAGTGTGGAAGAGAGAgataagagggagacaagagataagagagagaacACGCTATAAAAGAGGGGATGCGAGACAGCAACACAAAACCAAAATCAATTAAAAGTTCGAGTTCGGCCCGACTATAGGTGATGGGTGgtaatatgatccgtcaccaatgactagttaTAGTTCTTTAATGACGGATCATAACATGATATTTCACAGATGACCTATTACTAGTGATGAGTTATAGTTTGGTCTTGATTCGAAGCTACATAAGTGAAAGGATTGTAAATAGGATTCGTCACTTAAGGTTCTTTAGTGACGGATCTTCAGGATCCATTACTCATTTCGTAtcttatttatctattttttacgtAATGACTTATCCCTTCGATAGGTATAAATGTATGAACAAATCAATAGAATGAATCAATCTCTATTCTTTCGACCCACTGTCGCTCTTGTGTCTAGTATCATTCTATAATAAAATTTACTGCATGTAGGTGTTGTAGTGCATTTACTATCTCTTGAAACTTAACCTTGAGAATACATTTTGTGTGGTGCTAGACTACTAGTGCGTCAAAAACTACATACTTGATCTACGTAGTCTACGACGACAATTTCAAAAGAACGAAAGAGCAGGTGCATTTGTTCACGTACTTGTGGCAACTGCGCAAATCCCCGATAATTTTATATTACCTGCTCGATTTATTGGCATTACGCACGTACGGTTGGACTGGACTGCAATAATGTTTCCTAGGCTAATTAATCTGTCTTATTGCATGATCGACAGTGACATCAATGGACAGCCGCCGGCAGTTTAATCTCCTCAATAATAGTAAACCAATAAACCATGGGTACGTTGGTCCATCAAATCTCCTGGAAACAACTATTCCCTCCGTTTCATAATGTTTATCTACGCTCACCATTACGTACAAACTAAATAATAttgaaatcgagtgaaaaatgcatagagatgaccatgctacccctaatcaatgtAAGGATGAGAGCAAATAACTCACCAACGTTGGagtaaatacatgcatgcacttAAAGGCATAGCAGTAAAATGAACCATAAAATATCCTTAGTTACCGCAatagacaaacaatttgagacagatactcccgaGGCCATGGACAAATATtacgaaacggagggagtaatgAGTAATGAGTCTAACATTGTTAACTACCCTGTCCCGctcaatataaaaaataactcatattttcggaaaaaaaaacatattacaCTGTAAAATAGTAATCAAATATGTGTCTTAAAACCGTATTAATGTctaaaacgacacttatttatGACTAAAGGGAGTATTTTTAGATGTTATTTCAGCTCCAACATATAGACCAAAGTGACAATCACACTTGATATATCCGTCCATCttaattgttttaatttttcattAATAGCACTCAACCTACCAACTCAACACACTCATTCAATCTTACTGAAATTTTCAATAGCCTTATTTAGGGGCGCTTTTAaaaaacactataaaaaacttaaaatgacatctatttaaaaataaaataaaccaaattttaaaataaaatctatTTGAGAATAGAAGTATCGGTACTCGTACATCTACTAGTAGCCTCTCTATATCGATCGGTAGAAAGATAAGGTGCATACAGACAAGGATGTAGATGCTGAAACAAGTTTCTATTGTCTAAAAAAATCGGGGCTCGATTATCGTAGTAGTACGTTGAATGATTGGTGGTTGATTAAAGCAGCATACATTGTGCTCGATCCGTAACTACGTAGTGCAAGTGCAACAGCAAGCTCTGTCGTTCTACGCAAGGCGCTGTGTACAAGCTGGATCGAATCGGACCCGGAAGGAGCCCAGCCGGACTCGGAGCTCAAGAGAGCAGCGGCAGGGAAGGCTGAGCTGGGATTTTAATTACTTCCATCGGGATCCGAGGTCGGGTGGAATCGAATCCGATCCCTCGGACTCCACACCAGGCTAATCACGCTCGGGCGCGACCTCCGACAGATCAAACCTAGGCTTACCAAACTTATAATACTGTATAATACTTCTCCAAATAAAAAACACACCTGAAACTAATCCTGATGGATTGCAATATTCGTACCACATCCCATTTCGACAACGCGAGCGGGAACTAACAATGGTGAagttggaacaaacatgacgACGGTGTATTACACATAGTAATGTACTGGTACATAACTTTGTTGTTTAAAGCTGATAATATTAGGTTTAAGAGAGGATTTTGTTTCTTTATCATGGTGTATGTGCACCACCCAACGTATATGTAGGTTCGCCAGCGGCTGTATATGTGTCGTAACTGGTCAGGGTGAAGCAGAGCAGCAGATGCATGCGTACGTACGTACGATGATGCACATCATAGGATGATAGGAGTACAAGATGGCAGAGTATCCACTGTTGAGTATTCATACGCCAGCTGGGGAGGTCTGGACCAGTAGTCAAAGCGTGTCAGTCAGTGGGCCTCTCCTCTCCGGCTGCAGTGCTCCTGACTGTGTTGCATTCGTCGTCAGATTCAGATTCAGATTCGGCGcgcggcagcagcagccggACAGGCTTTGTTTTTCTGGCTgcaactccatcatcatcgcAGTCCAGGAGCAGCTGGGCCACTCCTACGCAGATGTCTGAGCCAGTGACAGCAACCAAGTATGCAGAAGCGTTTACAGTATCTTGATCAGCTTGATCTTCGTATCTTTGTAATCTTACCATGGTTAACCATGACTCTTGTCGGTACAGCACACGCAGTAACCAGGATCATGGTCTACGACTTGGCATTGTTGTCACCAACTCGACAAGCCATGCTTGCATTGCAGATCAAACTCATTGTACCAGCATGCCAAATTACCATGCTCCTGATCCCTTCAGTTCCATGCACGTCGAACATCTAACTAcaggtatatatgtataaagagTATATTGTATATCTATATAGTACATCATACATATCTTTAACAATTCTAGGGTCTGATATACTCAGGATATCGAAAGCTTATATTAGGAAAGTCTCGATCCTGTTAACCGACTCGAGTACGATTAATATCTAAGTTAAATTTGGATACCTTGCCTTGGCCGACAAGACAAAAAACTCCCTATTGACTACGGATGAACCCAATCAAGGGTGAAACCAGCCCTGGGCTAAGCCCGCCCATTCAAATTTAGGTTAAACCTAAAgaaaactattatttttacagtAAATACAAGGGTGATTTGGGCCCATGGCTCGGGTTGAAGCCCAGCCTTCCATGGGCTTGGGTCCACCCTTAAACCCAATGCAGCGCCAGgaccctatataaggcggggacctagACCCCTAGGAGGACAATCTACGTATACGCAACTCAACGTAAGTGACAGTAAGATCCTAGCAATCAGAGAGACTCGACAACTTCAAtcctagattagtttagatccaaTCTGTTTCAtagtaataggtctagccacattgcttgtactcaagatagccatatatacaacatcatccacacatgacgtagagtattactccaatcgggggTCAGAACATGTATATGTCGTGTATCTCATTTTCTGCttgatccctgatctcgaaCATACCCCAGTTCAATTACGAATATTTTgttaggaactaatcttcgactgttggcacgccaggtaggggccttcatatgtttttcaggatcgatcatgtctcaagtgcacATTCGTTTTAAAAAGGATTCTTCAacaccggcttctacgaccacttcgagtcaGCGACAGTCATCTTCGCCTCGGCTCTTGCCGGCTCTGAGATCACCTTTTGAACTATGGCATACCACTAGGATGATCAGGGTGGACTGATTCACACCGGTATCATCGAGTCTAACCCATTGGACACATACCGCGAGATGGAGCACCTAGACtaggatcccaaggagcctaacgtTCTTCAGTTTATGGACACTGACAACGACGGTGAAAGTCACGAGAGCAGCGACGACGGCTCCATCGACGGCtagagcagccaaacagatCAACTTGTGTTCATGGCTGGAGCCGACGACACACCAGTTGAGCAGAATGCGGAAGATCTGGACGCTGTGATGAACAATTGGGTAGGAATCTCTGAGGTTCTAGCAGCGGCGCCCGTCACCCAAGATACCAGCGCCACCGGAGGGTTACCGCTAGAGACGATCGCGGTGGGAGCTTTGCCTGTCCCCAATACCGCGCATCATCGATGGACGACGGAGGGTTAGGTGAACCCTGATATTCAACGACGACTTGTCATGGGAATGCTTGTTGATCAGGTGATACCTCCACTCGCAACGATTCCAAGATCAAGGAACGAACTCCCTTAACATAGCAAACACGGAGTAACATCGGCTCAACGACTGTCGAGTCCGGGCAGTGGTGTTTTCACTACTCTGGAAGCAATGTCCAGGGTGCTCATATGTTTCTAAGATCCTTCCCCGAGTTAGATCCGATGAATCCCCTAACCCTGATGGTCAATCAGCTCAAGACTCTTCTCAATGCAGCTTAGATCCAAGCGGCTCGAGTAAATAACCTCGGTAGCTCTGGGCAACATAGCCAGCAAGGCGTTGGTTCAAGGAGCCATGGATGCGGGCACCCCAAGTCGAGGGATCGCAAACCAGAAGCTCAAATAGTCAATCTCGAGTACAATCCTGTGAGCTGAACTATAACTATCTCATCCATAGGCGTAGGAACCAGGGAGACCTGAGGAACCGCATCCCTCACAATTGGTATGATCTGTTGAGAGTGATAGACAATAGTTGTGAAGAACGCCATGAAGACGATCGTTGTTATAATGCCCACAGGTCTTCAGGACAAGATGGTCGATGCGACTTCCCTATTTGAAGAAACAGGCATGACAGTCCTcccccatctcctcctgaagaatttGATGGAGGTTGCGAAGCCTTTATGCCTGAGCTTCGGTCGATacagtggcccgagaagttcaaagtggGTCTAATCTAAAAGTACGATGTgaagatcaatcccaatgagtagttacagatctacaccactgttattcgagcaACTGGTGGCGACAATAGGATAATGACCAATTACCTACTGACCACCCTCGATGGACCTGCAAGGTCCTAGTTGTTGAACTTGCCACCCAATTCGATCCGGTCATGGGCCGagctgaaggctcagttcatcacTAACTTCCAGGGTACGTTCAAGTGCTCCAGAATGTAAGATGATCTTCATTAGCTGAACCAAGGTAAGGATGAATCCCTTTGAGACTTTATTCATAGGTTCAGTGACATGCGTAATACAATCCTGGACATCTTCGATGGGtcggtcatcatcgccttcaaacgAGACGTTAAGGACAAAGACCTAGTCGGGAAGCTGGCTACCCGAAAGATTCATACAGTCAAAGAACTCTTTGAGCTAGCCGACAAGTGTG from the Phragmites australis chromosome 19, lpPhrAust1.1, whole genome shotgun sequence genome contains:
- the LOC133899936 gene encoding transcription repressor OFP8-like; this translates as MSTRASRRGGGGGGRQFPMGRRRHVPVVDAGCGCRPRRPRLLSLPSFLKPCQLGGKAAPRSGSSQYSCTSTSTASFSSSSGATHSTGYSTAYSSDYYSSHVYGGGATTKQEPLPKAASPAPSAAKKELSKKKPGTKKRYEKLAAAAEEGVGVAVEKESSDPRADFRDSMVQMVVEMGLCDWDGLRCMLRRLLALNAPRHHAAILTAFAEVCTQLAAAAPAAPQPSPPPAYQYRR